One window of Pseudomonas sp. FP198 genomic DNA carries:
- a CDS encoding YbaN family protein, producing the protein MPAPLGNRPLILRYALLAIGWLSVVLGVIGIFIPILPTTPFLLLAAACFARSSPRFYRWLVEHPRLGPWIGDYLSGNGIPLKGKVYAIGLMWASILLSCYLVPLPWARVFMLTSAVLVTIYILRQKTLHKPD; encoded by the coding sequence GTGCCCGCGCCCCTTGGCAATCGCCCGCTGATCCTGCGCTACGCTCTGCTCGCCATCGGCTGGCTGAGCGTGGTGCTGGGGGTCATCGGCATCTTTATTCCCATCCTTCCCACCACCCCCTTCCTGTTATTGGCCGCGGCCTGCTTCGCCCGCAGTTCGCCACGCTTCTACCGCTGGCTGGTGGAGCATCCGCGCCTCGGCCCCTGGATCGGCGATTACCTCAGCGGCAATGGCATCCCGCTCAAGGGCAAGGTCTACGCCATCGGGTTGATGTGGGCGAGCATCCTGCTGTCGTGCTACCTGGTGCCCCTGCCGTGGGCGCGGGTGTTCATGCTGACCAGCGCGGTGCTGGTGACGATTTACATCCTCAGGCAAAAAACCCTGCACAAACCTGACTGA
- a CDS encoding YecA family protein has product MSFAEQLTRLQVFLDADELHEEALDYVAAHGYLTALSICSEQVPEREWIDALFAEEPHYSDEAQRAEIEATLVGLKAHIARQLASDEEFELPCELDLGDDPDDSELRGWCIGFMEGVFLREAAWFETAEEEVSEMLLPIMVGSGLFDEQPEFSDIAADPNLMDDMIVQIPEALTALYLLCNAPDEKPAILKPRHH; this is encoded by the coding sequence ATGTCCTTCGCTGAGCAACTGACCCGCCTGCAAGTCTTCCTCGACGCCGATGAGCTGCACGAAGAAGCGCTGGATTACGTGGCCGCTCATGGCTACCTGACCGCCCTGTCGATCTGCTCCGAGCAGGTGCCGGAGCGTGAATGGATCGACGCCCTGTTCGCCGAAGAACCGCACTACAGCGACGAAGCCCAACGCGCCGAAATCGAAGCGACGCTGGTCGGCCTCAAGGCGCACATCGCCCGCCAACTGGCTTCCGATGAAGAATTCGAGCTGCCGTGCGAGCTGGACCTGGGCGATGATCCGGACGATTCGGAACTGCGCGGCTGGTGCATCGGCTTCATGGAGGGCGTGTTCCTGCGCGAAGCGGCCTGGTTCGAAACCGCCGAAGAAGAAGTCAGCGAAATGCTGCTGCCGATCATGGTCGGTTCCGGCCTGTTCGACGAACAACCGGAGTTCTCCGACATTGCCGCCGACCCGAACCTGATGGACGACATGATCGTGCAGATCCCGGAAGCCCTCACCGCCCTGTACCTGCTGTGCAACGCCCCGGACGAGAAACCGGCGATCCTCAAGCCGCGCCATCACTGA
- the recQ gene encoding DNA helicase RecQ: MLEQAQRVLKDIFGYDSFRGRQGAIIERVASGGDALVLMPTGGGKSLCFQVPALLRNGLAVVVSPLIALMDDQVATLEELGVAAAALNSTLSAEQQRDLAARIQRGEVKMLYLAPERLVQPRMLAFLQSLEIALFAIDEAHCVSQWGHDFRREYLQLGQLAELFPDVPRIALTATADKRTREEIVERLHLQNAERFLSSFDRPNIFYRIVPKEQPRKQLLAFLAERRSDAGIVYCLSRKKVEEVAAFLSEQGFPALPYHAGLPNDLRAYHQKRFLNEEGLIMVATVAFGMGIDKPNVRFVAHLDLPKSLEAYYQETGRAGRDGLPADAWMAYGLQDVVMLKQMLQNSEGDERHKRLEQHKLDAMLSLCEETRCRRQTLLAYFDEDMPEPCGHCDNCVDGVETWDATEPARQALSAIYRTGQRYGVGHLVDVLLGKDNEKVRSFGHQHLSVFGVGKARTESEWRSLFRQLVARGLADIDLEGYGGLRLSATCRPLLKGEVSLELRRDLKPATAIKSSKSQASQLVRGEERDQWEALRALRRKLAEEHGVPPYVIFPDSTLLEMLRSQPTSLAEMARVSGVGARKLERYGEAFLQVLGGEAEAPKAVADVRHELITLARAGMTPLQIAGQLQCSEKNVYTMLAEAIGQQQLSLEQALDLPEELMGEIQDAFLDGEGELPAVSDVAALFAGRVPEGVLYCVRAALQSEFEV, translated from the coding sequence ATGCTCGAACAGGCTCAACGCGTCCTCAAGGACATCTTCGGCTACGACAGTTTTCGTGGCCGCCAGGGTGCCATCATTGAGCGCGTGGCCAGCGGTGGCGATGCCCTGGTGCTCATGCCTACCGGCGGCGGCAAGTCCTTGTGCTTCCAAGTGCCCGCGCTGCTGCGCAACGGCCTCGCGGTGGTGGTATCGCCGCTGATCGCCTTGATGGACGACCAGGTCGCGACCCTCGAAGAATTGGGCGTTGCCGCTGCCGCGTTGAACTCTACGCTGAGCGCCGAGCAGCAGCGGGACCTGGCGGCGCGCATCCAGCGCGGTGAAGTGAAAATGCTTTACCTGGCGCCTGAACGTCTCGTGCAGCCGCGCATGCTGGCCTTTCTCCAGAGCCTGGAGATCGCCCTGTTTGCCATCGACGAAGCCCACTGCGTATCCCAATGGGGCCATGATTTCCGTCGCGAATATCTGCAACTGGGGCAATTGGCCGAGCTGTTTCCCGACGTGCCGCGCATCGCCCTGACCGCCACCGCCGACAAACGTACCCGCGAAGAAATCGTCGAGCGCCTGCACCTGCAGAACGCCGAGCGGTTCCTCTCCAGCTTCGACCGCCCGAACATTTTCTACCGCATCGTGCCCAAGGAGCAGCCGCGCAAGCAATTGCTGGCGTTCCTCGCCGAGCGGCGCAGCGACGCGGGTATCGTCTATTGCCTGTCGCGCAAGAAAGTCGAGGAGGTGGCGGCGTTTCTCAGCGAGCAAGGTTTCCCGGCCTTGCCCTACCATGCCGGCCTGCCCAACGATTTGCGGGCCTATCACCAGAAGCGCTTTCTCAACGAGGAAGGCCTGATCATGGTCGCCACCGTGGCGTTCGGCATGGGTATCGACAAGCCCAACGTACGGTTCGTTGCGCATTTGGACCTGCCCAAGTCCCTGGAGGCCTATTACCAGGAAACCGGCCGTGCCGGTCGTGACGGTTTGCCGGCCGATGCCTGGATGGCCTACGGCCTGCAGGACGTGGTGATGCTCAAGCAGATGCTGCAGAACTCCGAGGGCGATGAGCGCCACAAGCGCCTGGAGCAGCACAAGCTCGACGCGATGCTGTCGCTCTGCGAAGAAACCCGTTGCCGCCGCCAGACCTTGCTGGCCTATTTCGATGAGGACATGCCCGAGCCTTGCGGGCACTGCGACAACTGCGTCGACGGCGTGGAGACCTGGGACGCCACCGAGCCGGCCCGCCAGGCGCTGTCGGCCATCTATCGCACGGGCCAGCGTTATGGCGTGGGGCATCTGGTGGATGTGCTGCTGGGCAAGGACAACGAAAAGGTCCGCAGTTTTGGCCATCAGCACCTTTCAGTGTTCGGCGTGGGCAAGGCCCGCACCGAGAGCGAATGGCGCTCGCTGTTCCGGCAACTGGTGGCGCGCGGCCTGGCCGACATCGACCTGGAAGGTTATGGCGGCCTGCGCCTGAGCGCGACCTGCCGGCCCTTGCTCAAAGGCGAGGTCAGCCTGGAACTGCGTCGCGACCTCAAGCCCGCAACAGCGATCAAGAGCAGCAAGAGCCAGGCCAGCCAACTGGTGCGTGGCGAGGAGCGCGATCAGTGGGAAGCCCTGCGTGCCTTGCGGCGCAAACTGGCGGAGGAGCATGGCGTGCCGCCCTACGTCATTTTCCCCGACTCGACATTGCTGGAAATGCTCCGCAGCCAACCGACTTCCCTGGCGGAAATGGCCCGGGTCAGTGGCGTTGGCGCGCGCAAGCTGGAGCGTTACGGCGAGGCTTTCCTCCAGGTGCTCGGCGGCGAAGCCGAAGCGCCGAAAGCCGTGGCCGATGTACGCCACGAACTCATCACGCTGGCTCGTGCCGGGATGACCCCGCTACAAATCGCCGGGCAATTGCAGTGTTCGGAAAAGAACGTCTATACGATGCTGGCCGAGGCGATCGGCCAACAGCAGCTATCCCTGGAGCAGGCGCTGGATTTGCCCGAAGAACTGATGGGCGAAATCCAGGACGCGTTTCTCGACGGAGAGGGTGAATTGCCCGCGGTATCTGACGTTGCCGCGCTGTTTGCAGGCCGCGTTCCGGAAGGCGTCCTGTATTGCGTAAGAGCTGCACTGCAATCGGAATTTGAAGTCTGA
- a CDS encoding MarR family transcriptional regulator produces MPLTDQHRFGMQLAQMSRGWRAELDRRLAGLGLSQARWLVLLHLARFEQAPTQRELAQSVAVEGPTLARLLDSLETQGLVQRQAVAEDRRAKKIVLCAPALPLIEQIETIATQLRRELFEGVDEEDMRVCMRVHGRILANLEKS; encoded by the coding sequence ATGCCTCTAACCGATCAACACCGCTTTGGCATGCAGTTGGCGCAAATGTCCCGGGGCTGGCGAGCCGAGCTGGACCGTCGCCTCGCCGGGCTGGGCCTGTCCCAGGCGCGTTGGCTGGTGCTGCTGCACCTGGCCCGCTTCGAACAGGCGCCGACCCAGCGTGAACTGGCCCAGAGCGTCGCCGTTGAAGGCCCGACCCTGGCCCGCTTGCTCGACAGCCTGGAAACCCAGGGACTGGTGCAGCGCCAGGCCGTGGCCGAGGACCGCCGCGCCAAGAAAATCGTGCTTTGCGCGCCGGCCTTGCCGCTGATCGAACAGATCGAAACCATTGCCACGCAGCTGCGTCGGGAGTTGTTTGAAGGCGTTGACGAAGAGGATATGCGGGTGTGCATGCGGGTTCACGGCAGGATCCTGGCCAACCTGGAAAAATCCTGA
- a CDS encoding FimV/HubP family polar landmark protein produces the protein MLESLQSTLRNWVNVLIVVGALGFPALASALGLGEITLHSALNQPLRADIALVDAAGLGEGDLSASLASPDDFSRAGVERVFFLNSLRFTPVLRGERSFIRVTSSKPVEEPFLNFLVQLNQPNGRVLREYTVLIDPPGTPGIVPAVDEPSAAAEATPAIKPPPATQGKRYTVVQGDNPWIIAKRLHDAGSNASVNELMQGIQALNPGSERLSIGQRLLLPDSAILPPPAATPSTPASVAPDSNAEQLAASVLLNQQQQKTIDELQARLQAQDAEIASQRQQISELQAQLAQEPPDAVAATAPPAENVEPNPVVEATPADEAEGIDWVWVAGLVGLLGLLVVLLFLRRRQQQELADPQPMSEPRELILDDDEPETYGQSGAERPEVAASFNNGDAPLGDVLEGVGIYLTYGRFTEAAGLLRAALLAEPERTDLGLKLLDVLGKQGDVIGFQAQENHLLAQGVDRQALQEIRGRYPRISLVAAPPDTSLDAPLDATAPTEPQASIPVPEPPRLPSDEFELKLDSLSMENSWDLTDTPQASAEPKTPESFETGTLSLSGFDEPDLQWGAPLETESLDDDFLDGFADEEQSLELEPLSAEPEFESLSLEPVSFESPTSQHSEKLEEAQNRIDEGDLKSAITLLEELVEEGDEPLKETARVLLAGIR, from the coding sequence ATGCTTGAAAGTCTGCAGTCCACGTTGCGCAACTGGGTCAACGTGTTGATAGTCGTGGGTGCCCTGGGCTTTCCGGCCCTGGCGTCGGCGCTGGGGCTGGGTGAGATCACGCTTCATTCCGCGCTGAACCAGCCGTTGCGCGCCGACATCGCCCTGGTCGATGCGGCCGGCCTGGGGGAGGGGGATTTGTCGGCCAGCCTGGCGAGCCCGGACGATTTCAGTCGCGCCGGGGTGGAGCGGGTATTTTTTCTCAACAGCTTGCGTTTCACGCCGGTATTGCGCGGCGAGCGCAGCTTCATCCGGGTGACTTCCAGCAAGCCGGTGGAAGAGCCTTTCCTCAATTTCCTGGTACAGCTCAACCAGCCCAACGGCCGGGTGCTGCGTGAATACACCGTGCTGATCGATCCGCCGGGCACGCCAGGGATTGTGCCGGCCGTGGACGAGCCTTCCGCTGCGGCCGAAGCGACACCCGCGATCAAGCCGCCACCGGCCACACAAGGCAAGCGCTACACCGTCGTGCAGGGCGACAACCCCTGGATCATCGCCAAGCGCCTGCATGACGCCGGCAGCAATGCCTCTGTCAATGAGCTCATGCAGGGCATCCAGGCGCTGAACCCTGGCAGCGAGCGGCTTTCCATCGGTCAGCGCCTGTTGCTGCCCGACTCGGCCATATTGCCGCCTCCCGCCGCAACCCCTTCAACGCCGGCCTCTGTCGCCCCCGACAGCAACGCCGAGCAGCTCGCCGCCTCGGTGCTGCTAAACCAGCAACAACAGAAAACCATCGACGAACTTCAAGCCCGGCTCCAGGCCCAGGACGCGGAAATCGCCAGCCAGCGCCAGCAGATCAGCGAGTTGCAGGCGCAACTGGCCCAGGAGCCGCCGGATGCCGTTGCCGCGACAGCGCCGCCAGCGGAAAACGTCGAGCCCAATCCGGTGGTCGAGGCGACGCCGGCCGACGAGGCAGAGGGCATCGATTGGGTGTGGGTGGCAGGGTTGGTGGGGCTGCTGGGGTTGCTCGTCGTGTTGCTGTTTCTTCGCCGTCGGCAACAGCAGGAACTGGCGGATCCGCAGCCGATGTCCGAGCCTCGCGAATTGATCCTGGACGATGACGAGCCTGAAACCTATGGGCAATCGGGCGCCGAACGCCCTGAAGTCGCCGCGTCGTTCAACAACGGCGATGCGCCCCTCGGCGATGTACTCGAAGGGGTAGGAATCTACCTGACCTATGGCCGCTTCACCGAAGCTGCCGGCTTGTTGCGCGCCGCGTTGCTGGCGGAGCCGGAGCGTACCGACCTGGGCCTCAAGTTGCTCGACGTGCTGGGCAAGCAGGGCGATGTCATCGGCTTCCAGGCCCAGGAGAACCACCTGCTGGCCCAAGGCGTCGATCGCCAGGCGCTGCAAGAAATCCGCGGGCGCTACCCGAGAATCTCCCTGGTTGCCGCGCCCCCCGATACTTCCCTGGATGCGCCGCTTGATGCAACTGCGCCGACAGAACCCCAGGCATCCATTCCAGTGCCCGAACCGCCCCGTCTCCCCAGCGACGAGTTCGAGCTGAAGCTCGATAGCTTGTCCATGGAGAACAGCTGGGACCTGACCGACACCCCGCAGGCCTCCGCTGAACCGAAAACCCCGGAATCCTTCGAAACCGGCACGTTGTCGCTCTCGGGGTTCGATGAGCCCGACCTGCAATGGGGAGCGCCCCTGGAAACCGAGTCGCTGGACGATGATTTCCTCGACGGGTTTGCCGATGAAGAGCAGTCGCTGGAGCTGGAGCCGCTGAGCGCCGAACCGGAGTTCGAGTCCCTGTCGCTCGAACCGGTGTCTTTTGAATCGCCGACCTCGCAGCATTCCGAAAAGCTCGAAGAAGCCCAGAATCGTATCGATGAGGGTGACCTCAAGAGCGCTATCACGCTGCTGGAGGAACTGGTGGAAGAGGGCGACGAGCCGCTCAAGGAAACGGCCCGGGTGCTGCTGGCCGGGATTCGTTGA
- a CDS encoding patatin-like phospholipase family protein produces the protein MRRLLPCLLLLLLPLFADAVEAPRPKIGLVLSGGAARGLAHIGVLKALEEQGIKIDAIAGTSMGAVIGGLYASGYKIDELEKLALGIDWQQALSDAPPRKDVPFRRKQDDRDFLVKQKLSFRDDGSLGLPLGVIQGQNLALLLESLLAHASDTRDFDKLPIPFRAVATDIATGEKVVFRKGHLPKVIRASMSIPAVFAPVELDGRLLVDGGMSDNIPLDVAREMGVDMAIVVDIGTPLRNRKQLVTVVDVLNQSTTLMTRRNSEEQLARLKNNDVLIQPALASFGSTDFGRATEMIDAGYRATRILEARLAHLRRPEPADAELMAARTPSERTPVITAIRVENDSKVGDDVIRYYVRQQIGEPLDLGRLQTDMGTLYGLDYFEQVQYRVVHKGADNSLVISARGRRTGTDYLRLGLSLSDDMRGDSAFNLGASYRVNGINRLGAEWLTRAQIGDKQELYSEFYQPLDVGSRYFIAPYGQFESRNVESILDNDPVAQYRVERYGFGLNLGRQIGNSGEIRFGVGQAWGKADVRIGDHDQPSENFNEGFYELKYSFDSLDNVYFPHEGEDIGLSWRQYEPGLGSDQRYRQWEFRLDKALSSGPDTFILGGRYGRTLDTAEVVTSSFVLGGARQLSGFREDGISGQNMSLMRAVYYRRLTPRAYLPLDFPLYVGGSLERGRAWNNDNEFDSGYINAASVFLGFDTPLGPLNFSYGFNDDDEQAVYLNLGQTF, from the coding sequence ATGCGCCGCCTGCTGCCATGCCTGCTCCTGTTACTGCTGCCCCTGTTCGCCGACGCGGTCGAAGCGCCGCGACCGAAAATCGGCCTGGTACTTTCCGGCGGCGCGGCCCGTGGGCTGGCGCATATTGGCGTGCTCAAAGCCCTGGAAGAACAAGGCATCAAGATTGACGCGATCGCCGGCACCAGCATGGGCGCGGTGATCGGCGGCCTATACGCCTCCGGGTACAAGATCGACGAGCTGGAGAAACTCGCCCTGGGCATCGACTGGCAGCAGGCGCTGTCCGATGCCCCGCCGCGCAAGGACGTGCCCTTCCGGCGCAAGCAGGATGACCGGGATTTCCTGGTGAAGCAGAAGCTGAGCTTTCGCGACGACGGCAGCCTCGGCCTGCCACTGGGCGTGATCCAGGGACAGAACCTGGCCCTGCTCCTGGAAAGCCTGCTGGCCCACGCCAGCGATACCCGGGATTTCGACAAGCTGCCGATCCCCTTCCGCGCCGTGGCGACCGACATCGCCACTGGCGAAAAAGTCGTGTTCCGCAAGGGCCACCTGCCCAAGGTGATCCGTGCCAGCATGTCGATCCCGGCGGTGTTCGCCCCGGTGGAACTGGACGGGCGGCTGCTGGTGGACGGCGGCATGAGCGACAACATTCCCTTGGACGTGGCCCGGGAAATGGGCGTGGACATGGCCATCGTCGTCGATATCGGCACGCCGCTGCGCAACCGCAAGCAATTGGTCACGGTGGTGGATGTGCTGAATCAGTCGACCACCCTGATGACCCGCCGCAACTCGGAGGAACAACTGGCGAGGCTGAAAAACAACGACGTGCTGATCCAACCCGCCCTGGCAAGCTTTGGCTCCACCGATTTCGGCCGCGCCACGGAAATGATCGACGCCGGCTACCGCGCCACCCGGATACTCGAGGCGCGCCTGGCGCACCTGCGTCGCCCTGAACCGGCCGACGCCGAGCTGATGGCGGCGCGCACCCCCAGCGAACGCACGCCGGTCATCACCGCGATACGGGTGGAAAATGATTCGAAAGTCGGCGACGACGTGATCCGCTATTACGTTCGCCAACAGATCGGCGAGCCGTTGGACCTGGGTCGACTGCAAACCGACATGGGCACCTTGTACGGCCTGGATTATTTCGAGCAGGTGCAATACCGCGTGGTGCACAAGGGCGCGGACAACAGCCTGGTGATCAGCGCCCGGGGCCGACGCACCGGCACGGACTACCTGCGCCTGGGCCTGAGCCTGTCGGACGACATGCGCGGCGACAGCGCTTTCAACCTCGGTGCCAGCTACCGGGTCAACGGTATCAATCGCCTCGGCGCCGAATGGCTGACACGGGCGCAGATCGGCGATAAGCAGGAGCTGTACAGCGAGTTCTACCAGCCGCTGGACGTCGGCTCGCGCTACTTCATCGCGCCCTACGGACAATTCGAATCGCGCAACGTCGAATCGATCCTCGATAACGACCCGGTCGCCCAGTATCGGGTCGAGCGCTACGGCTTTGGCCTGAACCTGGGCCGGCAGATCGGCAACAGCGGGGAAATCCGCTTCGGTGTTGGCCAGGCCTGGGGCAAGGCGGACGTGCGCATCGGCGATCACGACCAGCCCAGCGAAAACTTCAACGAAGGTTTCTACGAGCTCAAGTATTCATTCGACTCGCTGGACAACGTCTACTTCCCCCACGAAGGGGAAGACATCGGCTTGTCCTGGCGCCAGTACGAACCCGGATTAGGTTCCGACCAGCGTTATCGCCAGTGGGAATTCAGGTTGGACAAGGCCCTGAGCAGCGGCCCGGATACTTTCATCCTCGGCGGTCGTTATGGCCGGACCCTGGACACCGCCGAGGTCGTGACGTCGAGTTTCGTCCTCGGCGGCGCCCGACAGCTGTCGGGCTTTCGTGAAGACGGGATATCCGGCCAGAACATGAGCCTGATGCGCGCCGTGTACTACCGCAGGCTCACGCCTCGCGCCTACCTGCCGCTGGATTTCCCGCTGTATGTCGGCGGTTCGCTGGAGCGCGGCCGGGCCTGGAACAACGACAATGAATTCGACAGCGGCTACATCAACGCCGCCAGTGTTTTCCTCGGGTTCGACACGCCGCTGGGACCACTCAACTTCAGTTATGGCTTCAACGACGATGATGAGCAGGCGGTGTATCTGAATCTGGGGCAGACGTTCTAG
- a CDS encoding SelT/SelW/SelH family protein, translated as MTARKPEVVITYCTQCQWLLRAAWLAQELLSTFGDDLGKVSLVPGTGGVFHISCDGTQVWERKADGGFPEAKVLKQRVRDRIDPERDLGHNDRVQ; from the coding sequence ATGACCGCTCGCAAACCGGAAGTCGTCATCACTTACTGCACGCAGTGCCAATGGTTGCTGCGCGCCGCCTGGCTGGCCCAGGAGTTGCTCAGCACCTTTGGCGACGATTTGGGCAAGGTGTCCCTGGTGCCGGGCACCGGCGGGGTGTTCCATATCAGTTGCGACGGTACGCAGGTCTGGGAGCGCAAGGCCGACGGCGGGTTTCCCGAGGCCAAGGTCCTCAAGCAGCGGGTCCGCGACCGGATCGACCCGGAGCGCGACCTGGGGCACAACGACCGGGTTCAGTGA
- a CDS encoding DMT family transporter codes for MTPRTALGALHIGALMFGLTGVFGKLAAASPAVIVFGRAVFAVLALAVFARFASRTRWQKLRGRDARRLLLGGLLLAGHWVSFFISVKVAGVAIATLGFASFPAFTVLLEGLIFRERIRANEILLVVLVSVGLVLVTPDFDLASGATTGLLWAVASGLLFSLLSLTNRAGSAHVPPVQAALCQNVVVGLCLLPMAAPQLSDVRPIDWLWIGLLGVFCTGLAHSLFVASLAVIKARTAAVVFAMEPVYGITIAWLLFDENPTLRMLLGGVLIIVAIVVSSQLDGTKKSSAGAQASSH; via the coding sequence ATGACTCCCCGTACCGCCCTCGGCGCCTTGCACATCGGCGCGCTCATGTTTGGCCTGACCGGCGTGTTCGGCAAACTCGCCGCCGCCTCGCCGGCGGTCATTGTGTTTGGCCGTGCGGTGTTCGCCGTGCTGGCCCTGGCGGTGTTTGCCCGGTTCGCCAGCCGCACCCGCTGGCAAAAACTGCGCGGCCGCGACGCTCGCCGGTTGCTGCTCGGTGGGCTGTTGCTGGCCGGACACTGGGTCAGTTTTTTCATCTCGGTAAAAGTCGCCGGGGTGGCCATCGCCACGCTGGGGTTCGCCAGTTTCCCGGCCTTCACCGTATTGCTCGAAGGGCTGATTTTCCGCGAGCGGATCCGCGCCAACGAGATTCTCCTGGTGGTGCTGGTGAGCGTCGGCCTGGTGCTGGTCACACCGGACTTTGACCTGGCCAGCGGCGCCACCACCGGTTTGCTCTGGGCCGTGGCTTCGGGCCTGTTGTTCTCGCTGTTGTCGCTGACCAATCGCGCCGGCTCCGCGCACGTACCGCCGGTACAGGCCGCGCTGTGCCAGAACGTGGTCGTGGGGTTATGCCTGTTGCCGATGGCCGCGCCGCAACTGAGCGACGTGCGCCCCATCGACTGGTTGTGGATCGGCCTGCTCGGGGTGTTCTGCACCGGCCTGGCCCACAGCCTGTTCGTCGCCAGCCTCGCGGTGATCAAGGCGCGCACCGCGGCGGTGGTGTTCGCCATGGAACCGGTCTACGGCATCACCATTGCCTGGCTGCTGTTCGATGAAAACCCGACGCTGCGCATGCTGCTGGGTGGCGTGCTGATCATCGTTGCGATCGTCGTGTCGAGCCAGCTCGACGGCACGAAAAAATCCAGCGCCGGCGCCCAAGCCTCGTCTCACTGA
- a CDS encoding AraC family transcriptional regulator, whose translation MRPILTLRHYSHDLIVHSHDHAQLVFGLSGALDFEVEGRGSQVVQQSFVVVPAGAHHACGSPRGSRCLVLDVPDDDWVGQCLGDHADASRRLLDRNIRLPLDTGQSQLVSWLAGSPVDDPLIAQQGAVLLLASLNGARQQTGGSRRLPYAALDVHIDQHAAYPLQVADLARVAGLSSARLHARFVAERGQTPMEYIRSRRLHKAVGLLRDSNLPIGEIAHQVGYSSQSAFAAAVLREFGVSPGKLRR comes from the coding sequence ATGAGACCGATCCTCACGCTACGCCACTACAGCCACGACCTGATTGTCCACAGCCACGACCATGCGCAGCTGGTGTTCGGCTTGTCCGGCGCGCTGGACTTCGAAGTCGAAGGGCGTGGCAGCCAGGTGGTGCAGCAGAGTTTCGTGGTGGTACCCGCCGGCGCCCATCACGCCTGCGGCAGTCCTCGGGGCAGCCGTTGCCTGGTGCTGGATGTGCCTGATGATGACTGGGTCGGACAATGCCTGGGCGATCACGCCGATGCCAGCCGGCGCTTACTCGACCGCAATATCCGCCTGCCCCTGGATACGGGGCAGAGCCAGTTGGTAAGTTGGCTCGCGGGCAGTCCGGTGGACGATCCACTGATCGCCCAGCAAGGCGCGGTACTGCTGTTGGCCAGCCTCAACGGCGCCCGCCAGCAAACGGGCGGCAGCCGGCGCCTGCCCTATGCCGCGCTGGATGTCCATATCGACCAGCACGCGGCCTATCCGCTGCAAGTGGCGGACCTGGCGCGGGTCGCCGGGCTTTCCAGCGCGCGCCTGCATGCGCGCTTCGTCGCCGAACGCGGGCAGACGCCAATGGAATACATCCGCAGCCGCCGCCTGCACAAGGCCGTGGGACTGTTGCGAGACTCAAACCTGCCCATCGGCGAAATCGCCCATCAGGTTGGCTACAGCTCGCAAAGCGCCTTTGCGGCGGCGGTGCTGCGCGAGTTCGGTGTTTCGCCGGGCAAGCTTCGGCGCTAG
- a CDS encoding UDP-2,3-diacylglucosamine diphosphatase codes for MTSAELARPSRKQRVRTLWISDVHLGTRDCQAEHLSHFLKGYHADKVYLVGDIIDGWKLRSGMYWPQAHTNVIRRLLTMSKRGTEVIYVTGNHDEFLRRYSKLILGNIQLVDEAVHVTADGRHLLVIHGDQFDVITRYHRWLAFLGDSAYEFTLTLNRWLNHWRARYGYGYWSLSAYLKHKVKTAVSFISDFEEAIAHECVKRELHGVVCGHIHHAEIRMVGGVEYLNCGDWVESCTALIEHWDGSIELYRLADAQAREALVKAELKVTEPA; via the coding sequence ATGACCAGCGCCGAGCTCGCCAGGCCCAGCCGCAAACAGCGTGTCCGCACCCTGTGGATTTCCGACGTTCACCTGGGTACGCGAGATTGCCAGGCCGAGCACCTGTCGCACTTTCTCAAGGGCTATCACGCCGACAAGGTCTACCTGGTGGGCGATATCATCGACGGCTGGAAACTGCGCAGTGGCATGTATTGGCCCCAGGCCCATACCAACGTCATTCGTCGCCTGCTGACCATGAGCAAGCGCGGCACCGAGGTGATCTATGTCACCGGCAACCATGACGAATTCCTGCGCCGTTATTCGAAGCTGATCCTGGGCAACATTCAACTGGTGGACGAAGCGGTGCATGTCACCGCCGATGGTCGGCACCTGCTGGTGATCCATGGCGACCAGTTCGATGTGATCACCCGTTATCACCGTTGGTTGGCCTTTCTTGGGGATTCGGCCTACGAATTCACCCTGACCCTCAATCGCTGGCTCAATCACTGGCGGGCCCGTTACGGCTACGGTTACTGGTCGCTGTCGGCGTACCTCAAGCACAAGGTCAAGACCGCCGTCAGCTTCATCAGTGATTTTGAAGAAGCCATCGCCCATGAATGCGTGAAGCGTGAACTGCATGGCGTGGTGTGCGGGCACATCCACCATGCCGAGATTCGCATGGTGGGCGGGGTGGAGTACCTCAACTGCGGCGATTGGGTCGAGTCGTGCACGGCGCTGATCGAGCATTGGGACGGCTCGATCGAGCTCTATCGCCTGGCGGACGCCCAGGCGCGCGAAGCGCTGGTCAAGGCTGAGTTGAAAGTGACTGAGCCTGCCTGA